A window of the Halobacterium hubeiense genome harbors these coding sequences:
- the cofC gene encoding 2-phospho-L-lactate guanylyltransferase, whose translation MQTLVPFDPTNPNTRLSALLSEDERRAFATEMLSDVLDAVRRAGGEPVVLASAPLDGDVDAPVTVDDRPLSVAVNDALAALPAAVVMADLALATPEAVQRLYDAGGDVVVAPGRGGGTNALVVRHRDFDVDYHGVSFRDHLAAADAAGAAVETVDSFRLAVDIDEPTDLLDVLVHGNRGAADWLRDAGFRVAVDDGTPTVVRE comes from the coding sequence ATGCAGACCCTCGTCCCGTTCGACCCGACGAACCCGAACACGCGCCTCTCCGCGCTTCTCTCCGAAGACGAACGCCGAGCGTTCGCCACGGAGATGCTCTCGGACGTCCTCGACGCAGTCCGCCGAGCCGGCGGTGAGCCGGTGGTACTGGCGAGCGCACCACTCGACGGCGACGTGGACGCGCCGGTGACTGTCGACGACCGGCCGCTGTCGGTCGCGGTGAACGACGCACTCGCGGCGCTTCCGGCGGCGGTCGTGATGGCGGACCTCGCGCTCGCGACGCCCGAGGCCGTCCAGCGGCTCTACGACGCGGGCGGCGACGTCGTGGTCGCACCGGGACGCGGCGGCGGCACGAACGCGCTCGTCGTCCGTCACCGGGACTTCGACGTGGACTACCACGGCGTCTCGTTCCGCGACCACCTCGCCGCGGCCGACGCCGCGGGCGCGGCCGTCGAAACCGTCGACTCGTTCCGGCTCGCGGTGGACATCGACGAGCCGACCGACCTCCTCGACGTGCTCGTGCACGGCAATCGCGGGGCCGCCGACTGGCTCCGCGACGCGGGCTTCCGGGTCGCCGTCGACGACGGGACGCCGACGGTCGTCCGGGAGTGA
- a CDS encoding tubulin/FtsZ family protein yields the protein MKLAMIGFGQAGGKILDKFLEYDKRHDSNIVRAAIAVNTAKADLMGLEHVPQENRVLIGQSRVKGHGVGADNELGAEIAEEDIDEVQGAIDSIPVHEVDAFLVISGLGGGTGSGGSPVIAKHLKRIYTEPVYGLGVLPGSDEGGIYTLNAARSFQTFVREVDNLLVFDNDAWRKSGESVQGGYDEINEEIVTRFGILFGAGEVEQGGDVAESVVDSSEIINTLSGGGVSTVGYASETVDNEDNGSSLLSRFTGGDDDSLEDSASTTNRITSLVRKAALGRLTLPCEIEGSERALLVTAGPPKYLNRKGIERGRKWLEEQTGSMEVRGGDYPVPNSQQVASVVLLSGVNNVPRIKELQEVAIEAQDNIDDIREESEENLEELVEDDDDELEPLF from the coding sequence AGGCGGGCGGTAAAATACTCGACAAGTTCCTCGAGTACGACAAGCGGCACGATTCGAACATCGTGCGTGCCGCTATCGCCGTCAACACCGCTAAAGCCGACCTCATGGGCTTGGAGCACGTTCCACAGGAGAATCGCGTCCTCATCGGACAGTCCCGCGTGAAGGGACACGGCGTCGGCGCCGACAACGAACTCGGCGCCGAAATCGCCGAGGAAGACATCGACGAGGTGCAGGGTGCCATCGACTCCATCCCGGTCCACGAGGTTGACGCGTTCCTCGTCATCTCCGGGCTGGGCGGCGGTACGGGCTCAGGCGGCTCCCCGGTCATCGCCAAACACCTCAAGCGTATCTACACCGAACCCGTATACGGCCTCGGTGTGCTGCCCGGCAGCGACGAGGGCGGCATCTACACGCTGAACGCCGCGCGGTCGTTCCAGACGTTCGTCCGCGAGGTCGACAACCTCCTCGTGTTCGACAACGACGCGTGGCGCAAGTCCGGCGAATCGGTGCAGGGCGGCTACGACGAAATCAACGAGGAGATCGTCACCCGCTTTGGCATCCTCTTCGGCGCCGGCGAGGTCGAGCAGGGCGGCGACGTCGCCGAGTCCGTCGTCGACTCCAGCGAGATCATCAACACGCTCTCGGGCGGCGGCGTCTCCACAGTCGGCTACGCCTCCGAGACCGTCGACAACGAGGACAACGGCAGCAGCCTGCTGTCCCGGTTTACCGGCGGCGACGACGACTCCCTCGAGGACTCGGCGTCGACCACGAACCGCATCACCAGCCTCGTGCGCAAGGCGGCGCTCGGTCGGCTCACGCTCCCCTGCGAGATTGAGGGCTCCGAGCGCGCGCTGCTGGTCACCGCCGGCCCGCCGAAGTACCTCAACCGGAAGGGTATTGAGCGCGGCCGTAAGTGGCTCGAAGAGCAGACCGGCTCGATGGAAGTCCGCGGCGGCGACTACCCCGTGCCGAACTCCCAGCAGGTCGCCTCCGTCGTCCTGCTGTCGGGCGTGAACAACGTCCCGCGCATCAAGGAGCTGCAGGAAGTCGCCATCGAAGCCCAGGACAACATCGACGACATCCGCGAGGAAAGCGAAGAGAACTTGGAAGAATTGGTCGAAGACGACGACGATGAGCTTGAACCGCTGTTCTAA
- a CDS encoding phosphoribosylaminoimidazolesuccinocarboxamide synthase → MTSVKTLRVEAAATRDALGRGVFEFSDRYSVFDWGEMPDLIPGKGASLCTMGAFNFELLETEGVPTHYEGVRNSDGETVALADADEPPTEMVIALTQVPDLPFEGHDAGDDDAIYGGYDYGAYHAAADGNYLVPLEVVFRNSVPVGSSLRKRRDPAEFDLDCDEWPDEPLNLPEPVVEFSTKYEEQDRYLSREEADAIAGEASIEELESLARRVNEVVTERAEDAGFTHEDGKIECLYVDGEVRVADVAGTFDENRFAYEGREVSKEVVRQYYKRTDPEWVEAVGDAKAEADERGVADWRELCEASPDPLPPELVQATADMYAAGANRYTDHEWFDAPPLADALDAFEA, encoded by the coding sequence ATGACGAGCGTCAAGACCCTCCGCGTCGAGGCGGCGGCGACCCGGGACGCGCTCGGCCGGGGCGTCTTCGAGTTCAGCGACCGCTACTCCGTGTTCGACTGGGGGGAGATGCCCGACCTGATTCCCGGGAAGGGAGCGAGCCTCTGCACGATGGGCGCGTTCAACTTTGAACTCCTCGAAACCGAGGGCGTCCCGACGCACTACGAAGGCGTCCGGAACAGCGACGGCGAGACCGTCGCGCTGGCGGACGCCGACGAGCCGCCGACGGAGATGGTCATCGCGCTCACGCAGGTCCCGGACCTCCCCTTCGAGGGGCACGACGCCGGCGACGACGACGCCATCTACGGCGGCTACGACTACGGCGCGTACCACGCCGCCGCGGACGGCAACTACCTCGTCCCCCTCGAAGTCGTCTTCCGGAACAGCGTCCCCGTGGGGTCGAGCCTGCGGAAGCGCCGCGACCCGGCGGAGTTCGACCTCGACTGCGACGAGTGGCCCGACGAGCCACTCAACCTCCCCGAGCCGGTCGTGGAGTTCTCCACGAAGTACGAGGAGCAGGACCGCTACCTCTCTCGCGAGGAGGCCGACGCCATCGCGGGCGAGGCGAGCATCGAGGAACTGGAATCGCTCGCGCGCCGCGTGAACGAGGTCGTCACCGAGCGCGCCGAGGACGCCGGCTTCACGCACGAGGACGGGAAAATCGAGTGCCTGTACGTGGACGGCGAGGTTCGGGTCGCGGACGTCGCGGGGACGTTCGACGAGAACCGCTTCGCGTACGAGGGCCGGGAAGTGTCGAAGGAGGTCGTCCGGCAGTACTACAAGCGCACCGACCCCGAGTGGGTCGAGGCCGTCGGCGACGCCAAAGCAGAAGCCGACGAGCGCGGCGTCGCGGACTGGCGCGAACTCTGCGAGGCGTCCCCGGACCCGCTCCCCCCGGAACTCGTGCAGGCGACCGCGGACATGTACGCCGCGGGCGCGAACCGCTACACGGACCACGAGTGGTTCGACGCGCCGCCGCTGGCCGACGCCCTCGACGCCTTCGAGGCGTGA
- the cofH gene encoding 7,8-didemethyl-8-hydroxy-5-deazariboflavin synthase subunit CofH, with product MSDAAGEFDFDVVPETDQSFENALANARDGRRLSVADGIELITTGTDTEGIDPRRKELVLEAADRRRAEVVGEEVTFVANVNNNVTTACNTGCLFCNFKDTAHNFEADEPDDHAGFTKTPEESHEVVKDAVERGVYEVTSVSGLHPAFGLNDDHREALDPENPEHNYKPPERYTTDPHTYVEQIAAMSDAGAHVHSMTPEEAHHAQRGVEWDYRHVYSELADAGLDTVPGTAAEILVDEVREVICPGKIDTGEWVAAMEAAADVGLPMTSTMMYGHVENEAHRVRHLDVIRDLQDRTGNITEFVPLSFVHQETPLYDRGVVETGASDAEDELLVAVARLYLDNVEHIQSSWVKFGNAKGLKLLNCGADDFMGTILSEEITKRAGGQHGEFRSVADYADMISAIGRTPVERSTDYTERRILDPDADKHGPKLGPQADGTPLVPDRDADGSRGAASADD from the coding sequence ATGTCCGACGCCGCCGGCGAGTTCGACTTCGACGTGGTCCCCGAGACCGACCAGTCGTTCGAGAACGCGCTGGCGAACGCCCGCGACGGCCGCCGGCTCTCTGTCGCGGACGGCATCGAACTCATCACCACCGGCACCGACACGGAAGGCATCGACCCGCGGCGGAAGGAACTCGTCCTCGAAGCCGCCGACCGCCGCCGCGCCGAGGTCGTGGGTGAGGAGGTGACGTTCGTCGCGAACGTCAACAACAACGTCACCACGGCCTGCAACACGGGCTGCCTGTTCTGCAACTTCAAGGACACCGCCCACAACTTCGAGGCCGACGAACCGGACGACCACGCCGGCTTCACGAAGACGCCGGAGGAGTCGCACGAGGTCGTGAAAGACGCCGTCGAGCGCGGCGTCTACGAGGTCACCTCCGTCTCCGGCCTCCACCCCGCGTTCGGGCTGAACGACGACCACCGCGAGGCGCTCGACCCCGAGAATCCGGAGCACAACTACAAGCCGCCCGAGCGCTACACCACCGACCCCCACACGTACGTCGAGCAAATCGCGGCGATGAGCGACGCCGGCGCGCACGTCCACTCGATGACCCCCGAGGAAGCCCACCACGCCCAACGCGGCGTCGAGTGGGACTACCGCCACGTCTACAGCGAACTCGCCGACGCCGGCCTCGACACCGTTCCGGGGACGGCCGCCGAAATCCTCGTGGACGAGGTCCGCGAGGTCATCTGCCCGGGGAAAATCGACACCGGGGAGTGGGTCGCCGCGATGGAGGCCGCCGCGGACGTCGGCCTCCCGATGACCTCCACGATGATGTACGGCCACGTCGAGAACGAGGCCCACCGCGTCCGCCACCTCGACGTGATTCGGGACCTCCAGGACCGCACCGGCAACATCACCGAGTTCGTCCCGCTATCATTCGTCCACCAGGAGACGCCCCTCTACGACCGGGGCGTCGTCGAGACCGGCGCCAGCGACGCCGAGGACGAACTGCTGGTCGCCGTCGCGCGCCTCTACTTGGACAACGTCGAGCACATCCAGTCGTCGTGGGTAAAGTTCGGGAACGCGAAGGGGCTGAAACTCCTGAACTGCGGCGCCGACGACTTCATGGGCACCATCCTCAGCGAGGAGATTACGAAGCGCGCGGGCGGCCAGCACGGCGAGTTCCGTTCGGTCGCCGACTACGCCGACATGATATCCGCCATCGGCCGCACGCCCGTCGAGCGCTCCACGGACTACACCGAGCGCCGCATCCTCGACCCAGACGCCGACAAGCACGGCCCCAAGCTCGGCCCGCAGGCGGACGGCACGCCACTGGTTCCCGACCGCGACGCCGACGGCTCGCGCGGCGCCGCGAGCGCCGACGACTGA
- the cofG gene encoding 7,8-didemethyl-8-hydroxy-5-deazariboflavin synthase subunit CofG: protein MSSIPGADEYGVDVEIRDADREAALDVRPGDVEPAEELTFARNVFVPLTTACRYTCTYCTYYDPPGEAELMSPEAVRETCQRGAAAGCTEALFTFGDDPDDRYTEVHDQLDEWGFDSIHDYLRRACEIALEEGLLPHANPGDQTREQMAHVADVNASMGVMLETTADVQAHGGPRAKNPGQRLHTIEVAGDLGVPFTTGILVGVGEDWADRADSLLAIRDLHERHGHVQEVIVQPVSPNERWTEDPPDRETMRRAVAMARAVLPDEVAVQVPPNLADARALLDCGVEDLGGVSPVTKDHINPDYAWPALRELEDIADHGGVPLRERLPVYERFLPDAGVENEWVSERVGRAIESGERYQAVLDGAAPRP, encoded by the coding sequence GTGAGTTCGATTCCCGGCGCCGACGAGTACGGCGTCGACGTCGAGATTCGGGACGCCGACCGGGAGGCCGCCCTCGACGTCCGCCCCGGCGATGTCGAGCCCGCCGAGGAGCTGACGTTCGCGCGGAACGTCTTCGTGCCGCTGACGACCGCGTGCCGGTACACGTGCACGTACTGCACGTACTACGATCCGCCCGGCGAAGCGGAGCTGATGAGCCCCGAGGCCGTCCGGGAGACGTGCCAGCGGGGCGCGGCGGCGGGCTGCACGGAGGCGCTGTTCACGTTCGGCGACGACCCCGACGACCGCTACACCGAAGTCCACGACCAACTGGACGAGTGGGGGTTCGACTCCATCCACGATTACCTCCGGCGCGCCTGCGAAATCGCCCTCGAAGAGGGACTGCTGCCGCACGCGAACCCGGGCGACCAGACGCGCGAGCAGATGGCCCACGTGGCGGACGTGAACGCGTCGATGGGCGTGATGCTGGAGACGACGGCGGACGTGCAGGCCCACGGCGGCCCGCGCGCGAAGAACCCCGGCCAGCGCCTCCACACCATCGAGGTGGCGGGCGACCTCGGCGTCCCGTTCACGACGGGCATCCTCGTGGGCGTCGGCGAGGACTGGGCGGACCGCGCGGACAGCCTGCTCGCGATTCGGGACCTCCACGAGCGCCACGGCCACGTCCAGGAGGTCATCGTCCAGCCCGTCAGCCCGAACGAGCGCTGGACCGAGGACCCGCCCGACCGCGAGACGATGCGGCGCGCGGTGGCGATGGCGCGCGCGGTGCTGCCCGACGAGGTGGCAGTGCAGGTGCCGCCGAACCTGGCGGACGCCCGCGCGCTGCTGGACTGCGGCGTCGAGGACTTGGGCGGCGTCTCCCCGGTGACGAAAGACCACATCAACCCCGACTACGCGTGGCCCGCGCTCCGGGAACTGGAGGACATCGCGGACCACGGCGGCGTCCCGCTGCGCGAACGGCTCCCGGTCTACGAGCGCTTCCTCCCCGACGCCGGCGTCGAGAACGAGTGGGTGAGCGAGCGCGTCGGGCGCGCCATCGAGTCCGGCGAGCGGTATCAGGCGGTGCTGGACGGCGCGGCACCGCGACCGTAG
- a CDS encoding VanZ family protein, whose protein sequence is MTPRRWRVLAVLSIAAVLAGSLAPGSTGGGLPAGADKLLHAVGYATIAVSLSGARRAETGRALVSVVLAAALLGVGIEVVQPTVGRTASVLDAAANLLGASAGAVGWWVAT, encoded by the coding sequence GTGACGCCGCGACGCTGGCGCGTCCTCGCCGTCCTCTCGATAGCCGCCGTGCTCGCGGGGTCGCTGGCGCCCGGTTCGACGGGCGGCGGGCTGCCCGCGGGCGCGGACAAGCTCCTGCACGCGGTCGGCTACGCGACCATCGCGGTCTCGCTTTCGGGCGCGCGGCGAGCCGAGACAGGGCGCGCGCTCGTCTCGGTGGTGCTGGCTGCGGCGCTGCTCGGCGTCGGCATCGAAGTCGTGCAGCCGACGGTCGGGCGGACCGCGAGCGTCCTCGACGCGGCCGCGAACCTTCTGGGCGCGTCGGCCGGCGCGGTCGGCTGGTGGGTCGCGACTTGA